From the Candidatus Krumholzibacteriota bacterium genome, one window contains:
- a CDS encoding CoB--CoM heterodisulfide reductase iron-sulfur subunit A family protein: MTRNGKKKRIGVFVCHCGVNIAKMVDVERVAKELEDYPGVVFSTDYIYMCSDPGQQLIVDKAVEEKLDSVIIACCSPTLHEVTFQKAAERAGVGPFQVEIANIREQVSWVHTDREEATEKAVRIVKSAVEKVRDNEDLAPIEVDVTRRTMVIGAGISGIQTALDIADQGYEVLLVEKEPSIGGHMIQLSETFPTLDCSQCIMTPKMVEVSRHPNIKLMTYHEVESISGYVGNFTVKIKKKPRYVDEVACTMCGDCEEVCPEVVPDEFNMGLSHRKAIYLPFPQAIPGTYTLDIDSCLGLWPIRCSACKDVCEVNAIDFDQKEEIIEEKVGAIAVCTGYDLYTMKALGEFGGEKYEDVINGLEFERILSASGPTGGKVLRPSDGKVPKNIVFIQCCGSRDPENHKPYCSKICCMYTAKHAMLYKHHVPDGQATVFYIDVRTGGKRFEEFYHRTVEEEEALYLRGKVSKVYKEGDKIIIHGVDTLTGKKVEMEADMVVVAMAMEKKEGSGELLRKLNISADADGWLAEAHPKLKPVESINAGFYLAGCAHGPKDIPDTVAQSSAAAAKVGSLFAKEKLQHDPAIVSVKEELCSGCGICVNVCPYDARELDEERGVVTVREVLCEGCGACAAACPSGAAPKRNRTDRQIFSMMSAILRK, from the coding sequence ATGACCAGGAATGGAAAGAAAAAAAGAATAGGCGTTTTTGTTTGCCACTGTGGAGTCAATATCGCTAAGATGGTCGACGTCGAGCGTGTCGCGAAAGAATTGGAAGACTACCCGGGTGTTGTTTTCTCAACTGATTATATATATATGTGTTCCGATCCGGGGCAGCAGCTTATAGTCGACAAAGCTGTAGAGGAGAAGCTGGATTCAGTTATTATTGCCTGTTGTTCTCCCACACTTCACGAGGTTACATTTCAGAAAGCGGCAGAACGCGCGGGAGTAGGCCCTTTTCAGGTTGAAATAGCGAATATCCGCGAGCAGGTAAGCTGGGTCCACACTGACAGAGAAGAGGCAACAGAGAAAGCTGTCAGAATTGTTAAATCTGCAGTTGAAAAGGTTCGAGACAATGAAGACCTTGCACCTATAGAAGTTGATGTTACAAGGCGTACAATGGTTATAGGAGCTGGAATAAGCGGTATTCAGACAGCTCTTGATATTGCCGACCAGGGCTACGAAGTCTTACTGGTGGAGAAGGAACCCTCCATAGGCGGCCATATGATCCAACTCTCGGAGACTTTTCCGACATTGGACTGCTCACAGTGTATAATGACACCTAAGATGGTCGAAGTATCAAGGCATCCGAATATTAAACTGATGACCTATCACGAGGTTGAATCTATATCGGGTTATGTGGGGAACTTTACGGTAAAGATAAAGAAGAAACCCCGCTATGTGGATGAAGTTGCCTGCACTATGTGCGGGGACTGCGAGGAGGTCTGCCCTGAGGTTGTACCTGACGAATTCAATATGGGCCTTTCTCACAGGAAAGCAATTTATCTTCCTTTTCCTCAGGCTATTCCCGGAACATACACACTCGATATCGACAGCTGCCTGGGCCTGTGGCCGATCAGGTGCAGCGCCTGTAAAGATGTCTGCGAAGTTAACGCCATAGACTTCGATCAGAAAGAAGAGATTATAGAGGAGAAGGTCGGCGCAATAGCTGTCTGTACGGGGTATGACCTTTACACAATGAAGGCCCTGGGCGAGTTCGGAGGGGAGAAGTATGAGGACGTAATAAACGGTCTTGAGTTCGAAAGGATACTTTCAGCGTCAGGCCCTACAGGAGGCAAAGTGCTGAGGCCGTCTGACGGAAAAGTGCCTAAGAATATTGTTTTTATACAGTGCTGCGGATCAAGAGACCCTGAAAATCATAAACCGTACTGCTCAAAGATATGCTGCATGTATACAGCAAAACACGCCATGCTGTACAAACATCATGTGCCCGACGGCCAGGCTACTGTTTTTTATATCGATGTTCGCACCGGCGGTAAGAGATTCGAGGAATTCTACCATAGAACGGTTGAAGAGGAGGAAGCGCTTTATTTACGCGGTAAAGTTTCCAAGGTGTATAAAGAGGGGGATAAGATCATTATACACGGAGTCGACACGCTGACGGGAAAGAAAGTCGAAATGGAAGCGGATATGGTTGTTGTGGCAATGGCAATGGAAAAGAAAGAGGGTTCGGGGGAGCTTCTCAGAAAACTGAATATATCAGCGGATGCCGACGGCTGGCTCGCTGAGGCTCATCCCAAGCTGAAACCTGTCGAGAGTATCAACGCCGGATTTTACCTCGCGGGGTGCGCTCACGGTCCCAAGGATATTCCAGACACTGTAGCTCAGTCTTCAGCCGCGGCGGCCAAGGTCGGCAGTTTATTTGCCAAAGAGAAGCTTCAGCACGACCCGGCGATTGTTTCCGTTAAAGAAGAACTTTGCAGCGGATGCGGGATTTGTGTCAACGTATGTCCCTATGACGCGAGAGAGCTCGATGAAGAAAGAGGTGTTGTAACTGTTAGAGAAGTGCTTTGTGAGGGTTGCGGAGCCTGCGCTGCCGCCTGCCCTTCGGGAGCGGCGCCAAAGCGCAACCGGACAGACAGACAGATTTTCTCTATGATGTCCGCGATATTAAGAAAATAA